In Drechmeria coniospora strain ARSEF 6962 chromosome 03, whole genome shotgun sequence, the DNA window CGGGGAACGGGAACGGGGAACGGGAACGGGGGTCCCAACGAGGGCAGGCAACACTCACACTTCTTgagcaggacgacgccggcaaagccgtcgtcgaggttccAAAAGTAGACGCTGCTCACGCCGCCTTCGTAGTAGAGGTCCCTGTAGACGTCAAAggcctcgttggccttgACCTCCATCTTGCGCACCCGTTCGCTCGGGATGGCCCCCTCGCCGGCCCCCTcattgccgtcggcgccgacgccgccgacgccgccctcgtccagggGTGGATCGAACTGGTTGGACCAGGGAGAGCGGTAGCTGTCACCGTCGCGGTTGTAGTCGCAGAGCAGGTAGTCGCGCCCCGTCTGCTTGCAGCGCTGGATCGTGAGCGGTTGGTCGACCGACGAGAGGAGGTCCTCGGTGAGGTCCGGGGCGAGGGAGATGATCCCGTTGACGTGGTCGCTCGTGTGCTTGGGGTTGAGACGCCGCAGGAGGTCGCTGCGTCGCGGAACGAGCTGTTAGCCGTCGGCTCGTCCATCGCCCGCCGTTGACGGCGAGCGTGAGAGCGGAGGGGGTCAAGGGCGCGCCTACAGGGCCGAATCAAACGGATCGATGGCGTCCATCGCAGCGGAGCATATGCTGGACAAATAATGGAGGGAGGGCCGGAAGtgaggggagggagaggagggtaGGGGACGAGGTCCGGGGATCGATGTCGGTTTGGACGTGGAcgtcgttgctgctgctgctggtaggTGTGTGAGGTTGGATGGGCAATGGTTCATACATGGGGGGGTATATGATGCAGCGGGGTTGATGGAAGGGAGCATCCGGATGAGTGCGCGCTAGGCTACAAAACTACAATTACTTGATTAATTACTTAGGTAGTGCcggtgcaagtaagtacactaGAGGGCCTAGCTTGTTAACGAAAGAACGCTGGTGCGCATTACGGACAGTGAACGCAGTGTTaccgtacttcgtacatctgcaagtactgggtacttacaactacatacaatgtactccgtaagtactgtactccgcacatcTGCACCATGTTTTCATAcctactgtgcagtacacctacagtacagtgcagtacatatacttacatgtatatacctactgtaagtaagtacagtaagttcTCAAAGTCGGCAACCAACCGTCCTTCCTACCCTACACTGTCGACATCCGATGCTTCGACTTGCATCAAGATGAACCAACCGTCAAGAAGATGCAGCGAGCAGCACGCTACGCCTTGGGTCGTGGCGGCCAGACAACGACATCCCCCTCCATCCTTTTGCATACCCCCGCTCGTGGATCCCAGGTTAAGCGGCACACGGTGCAGATGGTGAATCCTCTCCGAAAGTCGGCCTTCGTCTGCCTACCTCCTCCGCATGGCCTCTCACCCAGAGACTGCAAACACttgtccgtcggcggcgaaaTCTTCTGTGGCCAGAGCAGCACACCTTTCCTGTTCCTGCATTTCCCCCCTTCGGGATCCCACGCGAAGCCACAAACGCCGCAGGCAGCCCGTCCAGTCTCCCGATCCTTCGCAGTCTGCCTCCCACCGCAGGGAATGCTGCCAGTCTCGTCGGCGCAGttctcctcgaccggctctTGCAGAGCCGGCCCTAGCTTCGGAGTCGGTACGGGGTCCAGGGTAGATGTCGATCCCGACGGTGGCCGCCGAGCGGGGATGGCATGTCCGCTCAAGGCAAACGAAGCGAGGCATAAAGAATGACAGTGACCGTCGGGCGGAAGATGATAGGCATCGCACTGTCACGGCATGCGAATGGGCGCTGTTCGTTAGCCACACCGTATCGACAGGCTATgcaggcacgagcacgagtcGGAGCGCGGTGCAAGGACGGCCGCTGATCAGGACGTACCTTGCAACTCCCGACGGTTATTTTGGGGATCCCCTCCGTCACCGCCATGGCCTTGTCGCCCTTTTCGATCCGCCTCACTCCTCTCTGAAGTGCGGTGCAGCCGCCATCCAGCTTCGCTGCGAGGTCCCGATCCTCTGGTGCCTTGAGCGCGTACCCGTCGCAAACGTCCAAGAGCTCGTTGATTCCCTGCTGCAGCCGTCGCTCGGCGTATTCGTCGGTGCGATGGAGTGCGTCGCAAAACCGCTTCGTCTCTTCCCAAGCGTGCGGGCTTCCCCCACGGTACgtctcggcttcctcgcACATGACGATGTCTTGGTCGAGCTTTCCCTCGTCCAAGTCTCTCCGAAGCTCTTCCTTgaactcgtcggcgacagcAAGGCAGATGTTGCTCTTTCGTCCGACAATCGTGTCCTCGGCCCGGCCACCCTTCAATGCGCAGATCAAGCTGGCCTTCAGGTCGTTGCCGTAAATGTCCTGCCTCTGGGAGCCCCCGATTGACTCCTGgaaggcggccatgacgtcgtcgaACCACTTGACGGCGTGGCCGATGGGGTGATCCCACTGCTTGATGGCTTCGAGCAAATCTCTCGCATACGgcaagacgaggacgaacgCAGCGACCCTGGCCGTCTCCTTGGTCAGCCGAACTCCGGTTGACTGGTACTTTGGACCAGTTCCTGCATTCCGGACCGGCTCGCCCGTTCGAGACTTTCCCTTTGCCGCACCAACCGGTCCTTTCGCCTCGGACGCCtttctgccgccgccgtcggccttttCGGCCCTCGGCTTGCCTTTGGACCCTGTAGAGGGTCTTTTCGGCCCGGACCCGTCGATGCCTTGCTGGCCGCCGGGCCGGCCCGTGCAGCCCAGGCCTCTTCTCGCCCTCAGCCTGCCGCCGCAGAGGGAGTCGATGACCGCGTTCAAGTTCTTGTCCACAGCCTGCGTCTTGAACGCCTTCCAGGGGACCTCCTGCCAAGCCGGGGAGATGGCCGGGAAGCCGGCAAGCTGAGGGACCCTGCCGCGGCCTCTAAGGTTGTGGAACCTCGACTTGTCGAACTTGGCATTCTTCTTGAAATGGCCAAAGGCCCCCCTGCGCAGCTTGTCCTGACTTTCCTTGCCGATCTGTGGTTCGGAAAAGTGCTTTTCGTACGTGACTTCGTACCAGCCTTCGATCTGCTCATACCGGATGAATTCGATAGCCGCATGTTCCTTTTGGCCGGGATAAGGCGAGTATTTGCCGAGAGAACGGTTCAGGTCGAGGAACCTGTCGTCGGCGTGGATCTTGTACAGATAACCCTTCTGCGTCGgcgcgtcgtcatcgacggcaaAGGTGAGTGCGACGCCGGGGTCGGTGCTCGTCGAGACGTAGCGCGTGAACGAGGCCGTGTCGTCCCCTGACGCGTGGTGAAATAGACTGCTGCCCAAATCCAGCTCCATGGCGGACAGGGCAGTACCCGCCCGTTGTTTCTGCAGGCCTCGCGACACGAAGCCGCCGTCCCTTTCCACATCGGCCGGTGTTCGCTTCGTCTCGCCGCGGTAGACTTCCTTGGGAAATTCGCCGTCAAAGTCGTCTGCTTGCCGACGATCAAGCATCGTTCCGCTCCTGCGTGACGGCAAGGACTGGCCCCAGCCAATACCCAGGAAGAGGAGCAGCAGGAAGGTGGCTCGCAGGAGTCCCATGTTCGTCTGCATGGCCAAGGAGCAACAGATCTTTGGGTGAGAATGCTAGGAGagcgtacatgcacatccaactcGGTACATCCAAGCGGGTCGGCGTATTTCGGAGATGGTCGAGGATTCACCAGGAGAGAGTGCCATCCGAGTTGCCTGGAGTCGAAGACGGACGGCAtcacgtcgacgagctgcttaTACATGGCCGACGAATATGGAACAAGGGCAGACACTCGTACAAAGCAACCGGTGTATCCCGGGTCTCGAGTCATGATGCTGCGTGGTGCATGAAGTTGTTCCATCGCATGGCGTGTGTCGAGGATCAAAAACcggtcgacgatgccacccTCGGAACCGACAGCATTCGACGCATCGGCAATGTCGTACGCTTGGTTGGACAATGCCCCCATCGGACCAGGCATGATCGGTCCGCGAGATTGCTTCGAAAGAATGTCCACCAGGCATACCGGCCAAGGGTTGAGCAAAGCAAAGCACCGATGCCGACAAACTGTGCGGTTGCTCAGGCCAATATGCCTGGGGGCTGCGACTCCAACAGGCACGAAGCTTGGAAAGAGTCTAGCGTGGTTCCTCAGGTGtccaggtacctagtagccaGCTGGTGAGGTTTTACAGTGTACTTACGGGGTACTAGGTGGTACTGTAATTAGGCTTCGATGCCAGTGACTGCATGAACCATTGCCCCCATCCCCCCATTTCCCGTCGGTCCTATCCGTTCCAGTAGCCTGCTTGGGCCTAGCCGGCACCGCTGATTTCTGGTCCTCGGCAGCATTCAGGCTAGTGATGAGGATAAATCCCCCCAAATACTCGTATGGTACTGGTGGCAACAGGCGAACGCGCACCTACACGGTACCTTTTCCTGCACCTGCAGTATgatgtgcatgcactcccTATGCATGgatatactgtacagtaagtaagtagttcGGTGCCATCACACAGGACCAGGGCCCACGTCTATTTAACGTTTATATTTAAAGCAGCAACCAAGCACTGGTGTGGGCCATGGCACATTGGAAGGGGACACAGACCGAGCCTGtcaggacgatgacgagaccCGCTCTGTAATGTTTCATTAATATCTTTCAAGCTATGCGTACGGACACAGTACTTGAgtgtattaatacttgcactttCCCGTGCCattatgtacttactgtacctgcacatggACAGAATGGTCGTACCTATATTACCTGCTTACAACTAGGTATACGAGcatacgtacttacttacaagtacggaataaGGAGTACGGTAtcaataataatagttgaTATTATCTGCCTGCATGtcgagtacacctactacgtacatgtacagtacggagtatactaAATTGATCCGTGCCGACAGATGCCGACCCGAATGCGCGCACGTATCAGGCGCCGTCATGCAGATACAAGTACGACtacacgtgcaagtacttacaactacagtacggagtcctccgtacatgcaataTTAATGGTAATTAAAAGTACACGTTGCCATGCCAAACTCCGTATGGATCTTTGGAGAAAAATTCCCCCAACGCGTGACCTACGAGTccttgcatgcatgtgcccCGACGAGACATTTCATGCGCGGACGCtgatcgacgacggcttgcaATCCTCTCCCTCTGTAACAACTGGCCATATATTCCGCAATAACGCCTCGCCCACGGTCAACACGATAGATAGGGAAGGATAACAAAGAGAAAATAAGACCAAGACGAAACAGCACCAGTTATCCAATAcgagcgagggcggcaaACTGAACGACAGGCCTCAAGGCTCGGGCCTACGACTCCGACAGGTATCCATCGCCATCGGTCCAGGCCGATTTGGCCGCTCGGGCAGGTGCCAGCCATCGTCACGCCCGCAGCTGAGCAGCGTGATGGAACTCGAGGGTCGATGGCAGAAATCGACCGCGCTCGGGCCACGTCGAGTGCCGAAGCGGCTGCAAAGGCCGATGCTCGTGCCTTGCGCATCGCTCGCGCGACCTCTACTCAATCTTGGTGCCGCAGACCAAGCAGTCGACCTTTTCGGTCCAGGTGCGGTCGCCGCCCGAGACGTTCGGTCGCAGGTCCGTCACCTCCCAGACCGTCGGGCCATCGTCCAGCCTGAGCTTTGCTTCGAAGAGGCCTTCGTACGGCTGTTGGCCCTCGGGCCTCTTGAAGCGCcccttcttcgtcgacgatgatctcgagagcttctcggccgccaggGTGGGCGTGCCGGACACGGGTGATGCGGTAGCTTTTCCGCCGACGTCTTCCGCATTCCGCTTCACCGGCCTCGGGCTGCCGTTcgcgccgtccttgtcgttcgagggcgtcggcgccgtctcgTTCTTGATCTTgatcggcgtcgtcgaatgCAGAGAATCTTTCGTGTCGTCCGATTCCCTCTTCACCGGCCGCTCGACCGTCTGGTGCGCCTTGTCCGTCCCCAGCGTGGCGTAAACGCGGGTGAGCAGGTCGTCCAGGAGGCACTCGTAGTGCAGCCACTGCTCGCACTGCGAGTTGGAGCAGCCGACCAACGTCTTGTCCGGGTTCGCCGGCGTTTTGCACCTGCACGTGTGCTCGACCGTCTGCGCCCGACTCCTCGTCAgtcccgccgtcgccttcttgTCCGTCGGGGAAGTGGATACGTACGGATAGCTGCGAGGTCCGGCAGTCAAAGGCCTGGCGCCAGTAGAGCGCATCCTGCacctgctcgtcgtccgactccACCCAGtggttgacgacggcgcgcaTGGCGACGCTGACGACGTTGATGATGTCCACTAGGGAGAGCCCGTCAGCTCCGGCGCGTCAAGCATCGAGCGTCGAGGGGCTCGAGCGTCGAGGGAGGGCAGGGGGGCGcccggccgtcgagccgtcTCGACTTACTGTGGTTGGAGGCTATCAGCTCGTTCTGGCCGTGGTACGGCTGACGGCCCGACACTAGCTTCTTGTTGTCGAGCGTGTTCGGCGGCAGCTCGTCGGGCGAGTACATCCAGTAGACGCGCGCGTAGACGtggtgctcgtcgagcgccCTGACTTCGAGGATCTTGGCCACCCAGTAGTCGTTGGACGGCAGCAGGTCCTGCTGGTCCGCGTCCTTGTGGGGGTCCTTTTGCCGCTCGATGGTTGCGTCGTTGGCTATGTAGACAAAGTCTTCGTTGAAGTACTTGACGTTGTTGACTAGGGTTGAGCCTCGCTCGTCAGCAAGACACCaaggcgccgaagccggggCGGGCGGCACCACTCACGAACGAAGCTGTTGTAGCGCGTCATGTCGAACCAGGGCCTCGAGGGCTCGACCGTGTAGGACACGTCCATGTTGCTGTGCGTCTTGAACTTGCCCCTGGGCTCAAACGGCGACGCCTGCACCGACTCCTTCCTGCCATCGTCGGGGCCGTTGCGCTTGCGCTTCTTGGTCGTGTGATCCCATTCCTCGTACGAGGGTGTTGAGACCATGCTGACGGTGAAGGGGCAGTCGGCACGATTCTCGTCCGTGACGGCGCGGGACCGCTTTCTCGACTTGGCGCTCATCGTCGGTGATGCGATCGATCGGAAacgcgcgacggcgagctgacGAAGAGGAAAGCCTGCGCCGACGGTGAGgcgcccgtcgtcttcggaTGACCGAGCGTGATTACGAGCTGGAGCTGGCCGCAGCAATCGACGTGGGCAAGACCTTCATCTGTGCGCGGTGCGCAGAGAGCCACTCGACGTGGCAACCCGGAGTCACCTCGCGGCGGAGCGACGTGCgtgcgccgacggcgataCCCCCAAACAACGGcgactcgacggcgccgggacgtggcctcggccgacggaaCAGCAGCTCGTGGCGGAGGGGCTGGAGGAGGAATAGACGGAGGAAtaggccgaggaggacgaggaggacgaggaggtgggcggccgaggggaaAGTCAGTCGGTGTTGAGATGATGAGCAAGCAGATAGCAAAACTCTAAACCGGAGGCCAGAAGTCATGGACGACGCTGGCGGAAAAGTGAGGGAGGGGCGAACCTAACGGCGCACCGTGCACGTGGACCGTTCTCCACGGAGGGAGTCGCGTCTCGTCCGCTGCCAACCAGCTCATGGCGGCAGGAATTATTAGCGCGCGGCTTGCCCTGCTAGCAACAAAATACAGTGCACGTATTTACACCCACAAGTACACTGCGAGTCTGGAACGGcacagagtaagtacactgGGAGTCTGGAACGGCAAAGAACACACGAGGCAAATGATGCTCTCGCTACCTGGGGCAGATCGTGTGATTTTGTGTCTTTATTTCTTCAACCTTTTCCTTTTTAAATTCTCCAAGCCAGGCACAGTCATGAGAGAAGAGCGCAAAATACCTCCGTGTGCGCACTCACGTACCGAGCCTATCTGTACCATCTGTGCTTGTTGGCATCCGTCAGCCAACTTGCTACCCTCAGTTCTTGCTCCCTCTTCGACCTGCATGACTCGACGACACGAGCGAGCGAGACCACCGATCGACACCGGCCAGCCGCTCTCCCGTTCcgcgagccgtcgccgtcatgcaGCACGTATTCGCATGTGCGTCTGCCGTAATACCTACCGTCTCATTCGGAAGCGGTTGATTCGCCCACACGGCGTGGTAGGTGCTGCAAGCCAATTCGTGCAAGGCGCATGCAAATGTAGCCATCGCCATGCTCGTCATGCTTCGAAATCCCGGCAACGAATGCACAGAGAGGTCCGAAGACCGCGGTGCGccgtgctgtgcatgtaccagCATCTGCGCTTCGGTGGCCAAATCGATTCTAGCTGACGGTCGTCTACTTACTGTCCAGTATATTGccaatgtacagtactccgtactccgtacaccacgGCAAGTATCAATACGAGATGCCCCCTCCCTGTTCTTTTCCCGAGAACCTCGACCCAATCACTTCCGTCCCCCATGAAACAAACGATGGAACCCTCAGCGAGGGAGGACGAATGAGAAtgctggtgccgccggccagcGTCCAGTCAGCAGGTATCTGTCCTCGCGAGCCGATGACAAGTTCGCAAAAGTACCGTCCTGCGCCGATACTGATACGGATTGCGGAGTCGCCAACTCTTGGCGAGCCGTGCGAGCCATGAGTAGAGGAGGGTGAAAGTGACAAGGCGATTGTTGagagcggcatcgacgacaggGGAAAACATGGTCAACCAGATGGCATCAGACAAAAGCCAACGCCGTCGCTATGCTCGCAAAACACGGCTCGCGTACCGTGGCAgaactactgtaggtgtgcgtAGTCCGCACGACCTCCTCCCTGCCTCAGGCCCCGCTCCACCCCATCCGACGCTGCGGCTCCTaccgctcctcgtcgtagGCGGCCATCATTCCTcgcgtctcgtcctcgtcgattcgctcctcggccgagagtTTGAAACCGTCAATGGTTTCCGCCAGCTTCTCGCCCTCCCGCCTGCCGCGCTCGACGTTGATGAACCAGAGGAGCGGCGCgggcagggcgacgagggcgccgaggaacCAAAATGCCGGTCGGATGCTGCCGGTGGTGTCGATGATGTAGCCGACAATGGTCGGGCCGAAAACGCTCGAGCCCTTGTCCGTGATGGCGTAGAGGGCGTAGAAGGCGGCCTCGGAGCCGGGCGGGATCAGCTCGCCGTACAGGGACCTGCAGTGGCTGCTCAGGCCGCCCATGACGAGCCCGTAGATGGCGGCCAGCGGGTACATCTCCCACGGCCGCTGCAGGCCGATGACGCCCCAGCGCTGGACGAAGGGGAGGTATCCCATGAGGCCGTAGAGCGGGATCAGCTCGAAGAGGGCGATGCAGACGAGGATGGTGTGATGGGCctgcaggccgagggcgcgagAGACCCAGGACCAACCAAAGGCGCCGCAGACGCCGGTGGAGGTGACGATGACGTTGATCATGCCCAACGCCCACGGCCGCATGTGCAGCTGGGTCTTGGCGAAGaggatggccgtcgacgacgtcgtcgcgatggcgtcggagaggaggaaccagccggcgaggaagagcatgatgtcgacgagctggcggGCGAGCTTGATGGTGCGGAAGAGGGACGTCCACGAAAAGGTCAGGTACGACAGCCACGACAGGCTGCCGGCCCGCCTCTtcaacggcagcggcggtcccggcctcggccgcagcCAAAGGGCGGCCGGGATGGTGAAGACGGCCCACCAGGagccgacgaagaagaggacgaTCCGCTGGGACCAGGTCGTGTTCCTGAgcgcgacgaggatgccgatggAGATGCactggacgaggagggcggccgagtatccgatgccgaggccctGGGCCGAGAGACGGGTCGACAGCTGCAgctccgtcgacgtcatctcCTCGTGCGTTGCCGTCCGCACGagacgccgcctcggcgcggcggcctcggactcgtcggcgagcagcgccgacgtcgcgGCGGCATCGCTCGCGTCCGTCGAGCGGTCGTCACGTCGCGGCGGGCCTCGCCTCGGGccggcgagcgtcgacgacggccggctctcggccgcgagcacCTCCGGATGGTTGCGCACCAGGAGCGGGAGGAAGGAGTTGAGGAGGACGAAGGAGGCGCCGAAGGAGGTGTTGGACacgatggtgaagatggccCCGAGAATGTACGTCTCGCGCGTGACGAAGAGGTaggccatgacggaggcGCTGCCGACccaggcgaaggcgaggaggagcttcTTCCGGTAGTTgccatggtcggcggcgCAGCTGATGCTGACGACGAGCAAGGCCTGCAGCAGGACGCTCAGGGAAAAGGTGTACATGGCGAAGCTGGCCGTGTTAATCTCGAGCCCGAGGACGTAGACGACGCActggccgttgccgtcgccgtcgccgtcgccgccgccaacctTGCTGTCGCTCGAGCGGCACGGCTTGGTCGGGTCCGAGAGAAGCACGCCGTTCTCCCGCGCGAGAGACTCGAGAAGTATGGGGATGAAGGAGCCTGCGACGCACGCTCAGCTCGGCTCGAGCACGCCCGAAGGGGAGGAGGTCGCACGTACCTATCCCGCAGACAACGTACGTCTCGGCCGCAAACGCGTACGCGTACCAGCCCGCGAGCTCCTtgcggctcgtcggccgagcaTCGTGGCCCGGGTAGCGGTGGATGGCTCGttcgtggccgtggccgtggacgtcgtcgtcgtcggtgccgctgCCGGGGAGGGTGCTGTCGTGCGCGCTCATCTCTTCGTCGCTCGACGatcgctcgtcgtcggcctcgaagaGGGAGGCGTGGGAGCGAAAGGAGCGTTTGGAGAGACCCGAACTCTGGAGTGAAGGGCGAACATGCGACGGCATGCTGGCGCTCGCTCCGTCCGATTGCCTGTCGGTCTCAACCGCTACTCCGTGGCAGCCGTCGCACGCCacagcagcgacggcagcgcgCGCTCAGCGGCTGGTTCAGTTGATTTAGCGGGCAGGGTGGTATTTCCGGCGGGTTCGGCCGGTTCAACGTCCCTTGTCGGGCGGGCTGGCGGGCGGCAAATGTCAGCTGCCGATTCGTACGTCCAAGTGCGTGACGCAAGCACGGCGCATCGATGCCAGGAACGAAAGGGACCTGACGCAGTTTCTGCAAGCACTCTAGGCGAAGTGGTGCATGCCCTTGCATTTATCGCAGGTAGCTGCAGGAGTGTCTACTACATTCCCATATGCTTTTTCACCACCACTCTATCCGTACCGTCGTCTGGATATTCCCAAGCCGAGCTGCCGAAGCTAGTCTGTTCGCGGCCGTCACCGGCTCCCAAGCTGCTAATACCACGCTGTATCCGTACGCACTTAGACAAGTATTCATACCCTGCGGCATCCGTATCTACCGGTGCTTTTCTCCCTCCTACAGCGAACTCTGCTCAGAACTACTCGGCGGCACATGAGGAGAACTACCAGGCGGAAAGAGATGCATTCATCAAGCGACGACCCCTCGTTCCGACGCTTCATTGTACGGGGTTGCAGCTATCCGGTTACACGCACAATTCCA includes these proteins:
- a CDS encoding F-actin capping protein beta subunit is translated as MYEPLPIQPHTPTSSSSNDVHVQTDIDPRTSDLLRRLNPKHTSDHVNGIISLAPDLTEDLLSSVDQPLTIQRCKQTGRDYLLCDYNRDGDSYRSPWSNQFDPPLDEGGVGGVGADGNEGAGEGAIPSERVRKMEVKANEAFDVYRDLYYEGGVSSVYFWNLDDGFAGVVLLKKSAPPGGTSSGVWDSIHVFEAIERGRTTHYKLTSTVILSLATAEGGVGDMDLSGNMTRQLEQDLPVESDESHIANVGRLVEDMELKMRNLLQDVYFGKAKDVVGDLRSIGSLSEGARDRETQRGIIGSMKRSEGAEANA
- a CDS encoding Heat-labile enterotoxin IIA, A chain translates to MPGPMGALSNQAYDIADASNAVGSEGGIVDRFLILDTRHAMEQLHAPRSIMTRDPGYTGCFVRVSALVPYSSAMYKQLVDVMPSVFDSRQLGWHSLLVNPRPSPKYADPLGCTELDVHTNMGLLRATFLLLLFLGIGWGQSLPSRRSGTMLDRRQADDFDGEFPKEVYRGETKRTPADVERDGGFVSRGLQKQRAGTALSAMELDLGSSLFHHASGDDTASFTRYVSTSTDPGVALTFAVDDDAPTQKGYLYKIHADDRFLDLNRSLGKYSPYPGQKEHAAIEFIRYEQIEGWYEVTYEKHFSEPQIGKESQDKLRRGAFGHFKKNAKFDKSRFHNLRGRGRVPQLAGFPAISPAWQEVPWKAFKTQAVDKNLNAVIDSLCGGRLRARRGLGCTGRPGGQQGIDGSGPKRPSTGSKGKPRAEKADGGGRKASEAKGPVGAAKGKSRTGEPVRNAGTGPKYQSTGVRLTKETARVAAFVLVLPYARDLLEAIKQWDHPIGHAVKWFDDVMAAFQESIGGSQRQDIYGNDLKASLICALKGGRAEDTIVGRKSNICLAVADEFKEELRRDLDEGKLDQDIVMCEEAETYRGGSPHAWEETKRFCDALHRTDEYAERRLQQGINELLDVCDGYALKAPEDRDLAAKLDGGCTALQRGVRRIEKGDKAMAVTEGIPKITVGSCKLGPALQEPVEENCADETGSIPCGGRQTAKDRETGRAACGVCGFAWDPEGGKCRNRKGVLLWPQKISPPTDKCLQSLGERPCGGGRQTKADFRRGFTICTVCRLTWDPRAGVCKRMEGDVVVWPPRPKA
- a CDS encoding ebs-bah-phd domain-containing protein, which encodes MSAKSRKRSRAVTDENRADCPFTVSMVSTPSYEEWDHTTKKRKRNGPDDGRKESVQASPFEPRGKFKTHSNMDVSYTVEPSRPWFDMTRYNSFVLNNVKYFNEDFVYIANDATIERQKDPHKDADQQDLLPSNDYWVAKILEVRALDEHHVYARVYWMYSPDELPPNTLDNKKLVSGRQPYHGQNELIASNHMDIINVVSVAMRAVVNHWVESDDEQVQDALYWRQAFDCRTSQLSTVEHTCRCKTPANPDKTLVGCSNSQCEQWLHYECLLDDLLTRVYATLGTDKAHQTVERPVKRESDDTKDSLHSTTPIKIKNETAPTPSNDKDGANGSPRPVKRNAEDVGGKATASPVSGTPTLAAEKLSRSSSTKKGRFKRPEGQQPYEGLFEAKLRLDDGPTVWEVTDLRPNVSGGDRTWTEKVDCLVCGTKIE
- a CDS encoding Autophagy-related protein 22 produces the protein MPSHVRPSLQSSGLSKRSFRSHASLFEADDERSSSDEEMSAHDSTLPGSGTDDDDVHGHGHERAIHRYPGHDARPTSRKELAGWYAYAFAAETYVVCGIGSFIPILLESLARENGVLLSDPTKPCRSSDSKVGGGDGDGDGNGQCVVYVLGLEINTASFAMYTFSLSVLLQALLVVSISCAADHGNYRKKLLLAFAWVGSASVMAYLFVTRETYILGAIFTIVSNTSFGASFVLLNSFLPLLVRNHPEVLAAESRPSSTLAGPRRGPPRRDDRSTDASDAAATSALLADESEAAAPRRRLVRTATHEEMTSTELQLSTRLSAQGLGIGYSAALLVQCISIGILVALRNTTWSQRIVLFFVGSWWAVFTIPAALWLRPRPGPPLPLKRRAGSLSWLSYLTFSWTSLFRTIKLARQLVDIMLFLAGWFLLSDAIATTSSTAILFAKTQLHMRPWALGMINVIVTSTGVCGAFGWSWVSRALGLQAHHTILVCIALFELIPLYGLMGYLPFVQRWGVIGLQRPWEMYPLAAIYGLVMGGLSSHCRSLYGELIPPGSEAAFYALYAITDKGSSVFGPTIVGYIIDTTGSIRPAFWFLGALVALPAPLLWFINVERGRREGEKLAETIDGFKLSAEERIDEDETRGMMAAYDEER